One Persicobacter psychrovividus DNA window includes the following coding sequences:
- a CDS encoding MFS transporter — MKEQPKLSFWQMWNVSFGFLGVQFGFALQNGNVSRILQAFGADIHHLGFFWLAAPIAGIIIQPIIGGASDNSWFKYLPGGRKGRRLPFILIGALAAMAAMFLMPNAGLFTAFIPAMFFGAMMLLLMDASFNVTMQPFRALVGDMVPKKQRDKGYAIQSFLINTGAVVGSLLPFILTHLGVANEPGVGEKVAPSVTWSFYIGGAALILTVLWTAFRTKEYSPEEYKEFHPVPEGKKEKEKMNLISLLVNMPKPMIQLALVQFFSWVAFYFMWVYATPAVAEHIWHSTDAQSLAYNEAGNWVGVLFAAYSLFAALFSIVMAGLVERFGRKSVYATALVLGGIGLAAFPFIHDKYTLIIAMAGVGIAWAAILSMPFAILSEVLPSDKMGVYMGIFNFTIAGPQILAGLFGASIATAMGAPIWIIFAAGICLLLGALSVALVKQK; from the coding sequence ATGAAAGAACAACCAAAATTATCGTTTTGGCAAATGTGGAACGTCAGCTTCGGCTTCTTGGGCGTTCAGTTTGGTTTTGCTTTACAGAATGGAAACGTCAGCCGAATTCTTCAGGCTTTTGGTGCGGATATCCATCACTTGGGTTTTTTCTGGCTCGCTGCCCCAATAGCAGGAATAATTATTCAGCCAATCATTGGTGGTGCCTCAGATAATAGCTGGTTTAAATATTTGCCCGGTGGACGTAAAGGACGACGTTTGCCCTTTATTCTTATAGGTGCTTTAGCAGCCATGGCAGCCATGTTCTTAATGCCGAATGCAGGCCTGTTTACCGCATTTATTCCTGCAATGTTCTTTGGTGCGATGATGTTGTTGCTCATGGACGCCTCTTTCAACGTGACCATGCAGCCTTTCCGTGCTTTGGTAGGGGATATGGTGCCAAAGAAACAACGTGATAAAGGTTATGCTATTCAGTCGTTTTTGATCAATACTGGAGCTGTGGTTGGTTCTTTGTTGCCGTTTATATTGACACATCTTGGGGTAGCCAATGAGCCTGGTGTTGGAGAAAAAGTAGCTCCTTCTGTAACCTGGTCATTTTATATTGGTGGAGCGGCGCTTATTTTAACCGTTCTTTGGACCGCCTTCAGAACTAAAGAATACTCTCCGGAAGAGTATAAAGAATTTCACCCAGTTCCTGAGGGTAAAAAGGAAAAGGAAAAAATGAATTTGATCAGCTTATTGGTGAATATGCCAAAGCCGATGATTCAGCTCGCGCTTGTGCAGTTCTTTTCATGGGTAGCCTTCTATTTTATGTGGGTATATGCCACCCCTGCAGTAGCAGAACATATTTGGCATTCTACAGATGCGCAATCGTTAGCGTATAATGAAGCTGGGAACTGGGTAGGCGTCTTGTTTGCGGCCTATTCCTTGTTTGCCGCATTGTTCTCCATTGTCATGGCTGGTCTGGTAGAACGTTTCGGGCGAAAGTCGGTTTATGCTACCGCTTTAGTTTTGGGGGGTATTGGCTTGGCTGCATTCCCATTTATTCATGATAAATATACTTTGATTATAGCCATGGCAGGTGTTGGTATCGCTTGGGCAGCAATTTTGTCAATGCCTTTTGCAATACTTTCAGAAGTATTACCTTCAGATAAAATGGGGGTTTACATGGGAATTTTTAACTTTACGATTGCGGGTCCTCAGATTCTTGCTGGTTTGTTCGGAGCCTCTATTGCAACAGCAATGGGTGCGCCAATCTGGATTATCTTTGCGGCAGGTATCTGCCTGTTACTTGGTGCGTTATCAGTCGCATTAGTAAAGCAAAAATAG